The following coding sequences are from one Mycoplasma mycoides subsp. capri window:
- the mip gene encoding Ig-specific serine endopeptidase MIP, with product MKKINKLLMLISSSTLLIPLTLLVSCKSVNKKTSKPLSDNEFISLVQSINSEDDLLKYADIKYKDPSGDQITKESVLPTRLSNDDISIIFKDLYDKQISANVTNIKLKTTNNPFEVINEAIIFIEFKNTSTSKTKTNKIKFTGLNTKNTVDNSGHKVLDELAYFNGEAGYTNYTNLSQKERFKFDNDKYIKRLESEFGGSNIDIQKFRGLETNQDNINNFDKQAESSNFDTYYNAALKGFTLPVYKDGKVSGLKINDASETIKGPSPIDSLGRNQKAKTNGLARTIPNKTYKTAAIQTFQVSFKGWKDYAQEIAEAQYYIKLFEKWTDEQIKAYIDRQLWQLEQNLKYDLNLVEKDIATTRSDLTGVIAEHNKKKARIQSEFEQEKKKISALNKNGLVQWQKEEIEKYKKKKEEKIFQTSESGTMWIMDYINESNNKTPTKFYFGTNSHVAKAIKDDLVSVSLTRINSDINVGQTFNINSFDKNFTTFTFEAEHNNKISDAVTAIFHATDFINNDINPVNLLESSQKEKYKDAGIFADFAVIEIDFEKLLKTDNYKRSIWNEKTEISSKSPTNQDELIKMITNDYSNSEQKIQFESNSLLDQTFYNTFDRKLDFNHNKSEDIQKYKDLNSFYILGYPSSKEDHYLEKYYDQKQLDYQKYDFSLWVNSEYKYYKNIVKKEGYTSSFKDYELDKGNFLSYQIGYRSFIDKPGLTDAFLAAHRIGNDLYTLYDKDKKEVKRYFNYGLEILPRFYAPSGGASGSSVRTKDNKLIAVFHAANYVAKTGLAATFRSNGYDYKNLFGNYKLGQYDLIYGGGKDQISGRSYREVMQKLYKDKKSALFANGFNEIPESFKFNN from the coding sequence ATATCTATTATTTTTAAAGATCTATATGATAAACAAATTAGTGCTAATGTTACAAATATAAAATTAAAAACTACTAATAATCCATTTGAAGTTATAAATGAAGCTATTATTTTTATTGAATTTAAAAATACTTCAACTAGTAAAACTAAAACTAATAAAATTAAGTTTACTGGTTTAAATACTAAAAACACAGTTGATAATTCAGGTCATAAAGTTTTAGATGAACTAGCATACTTTAATGGTGAAGCTGGATATACTAACTATACTAATTTAAGTCAAAAAGAAAGATTTAAATTTGATAATGATAAGTATATAAAAAGATTAGAGTCTGAATTTGGTGGTTCTAATATTGATATACAAAAATTTAGAGGTTTAGAAACTAATCAAGATAATATAAATAATTTTGATAAGCAAGCTGAATCAAGTAATTTTGATACTTATTATAATGCTGCTTTAAAAGGATTTACTTTACCTGTTTATAAAGATGGTAAGGTTAGCGGATTAAAAATTAATGATGCCTCAGAAACTATAAAAGGACCATCACCAATTGATTCATTAGGTAGAAATCAAAAAGCAAAAACTAATGGATTAGCTAGAACTATACCAAATAAAACCTATAAAACTGCTGCTATTCAAACTTTTCAAGTAAGCTTTAAAGGCTGAAAAGATTATGCTCAAGAAATAGCTGAAGCACAATATTATATAAAGTTGTTTGAAAAATGAACTGATGAGCAAATCAAAGCTTATATTGATAGACAATTATGACAATTAGAACAAAATCTTAAATATGATTTAAATTTAGTAGAAAAAGATATTGCTACAACTAGATCTGATTTAACTGGAGTAATTGCTGAACATAACAAAAAAAAGGCACGAATTCAATCTGAATTTGAACAAGAAAAGAAAAAAATATCTGCTTTAAATAAAAATGGATTAGTTCAATGACAAAAAGAAGAAATTGAAAAATATAAAAAGAAAAAAGAAGAAAAGATTTTTCAAACTTCAGAATCTGGAACTATGTGAATAATGGATTATATTAATGAAAGTAACAATAAAACTCCAACCAAGTTTTATTTTGGAACAAATTCACATGTTGCTAAAGCTATAAAAGATGATTTAGTTTCAGTTTCATTAACTAGAATTAATTCAGATATTAATGTTGGTCAAACTTTTAATATAAACAGTTTTGATAAAAACTTTACAACTTTTACATTTGAAGCTGAACATAATAATAAAATTAGTGATGCTGTTACTGCTATTTTTCATGCAACCGATTTTATCAATAATGATATTAATCCAGTTAACTTATTAGAATCTAGTCAAAAAGAAAAATATAAAGATGCTGGGATATTTGCTGATTTTGCTGTTATTGAAATAGATTTTGAAAAACTACTAAAGACTGATAATTACAAACGCTCTATTTGAAATGAAAAAACAGAAATTTCGTCTAAATCACCAACTAATCAAGATGAATTAATTAAAATGATTACTAATGATTATTCAAATAGTGAACAAAAAATTCAATTTGAATCTAATTCACTACTAGATCAAACGTTTTATAATACTTTTGATAGAAAGCTTGATTTTAACCATAATAAATCTGAAGATATACAAAAATATAAAGATCTAAATAGTTTTTATATTTTAGGTTATCCGTCTTCAAAAGAAGATCATTATTTAGAAAAATATTATGATCAAAAACAATTAGATTATCAAAAATATGACTTTTCATTATGAGTAAATAGTGAGTATAAATATTATAAAAACATAGTCAAAAAAGAAGGTTATACTAGTTCTTTTAAAGATTATGAATTAGATAAAGGAAACTTTTTATCATATCAAATCGGATATAGATCATTTATTGATAAACCAGGATTAACTGATGCATTTTTAGCAGCTCATAGAATCGGTAATGATTTATACACACTTTATGATAAAGATAAAAAAGAAGTTAAACGCTATTTTAATTATGGATTAGAAATACTACCAAGATTTTATGCTCCAAGTGGTGGAGCTAGTGGGTCTAGTGTTAGAACAAAAGACAATAAATTAATTGCAGTATTTCATGCAGCAAATTATGTTGCAAAAACTGGGTTAGCTGCAACATTTAGATCTAATGGTTATGATTATAAGAATTTATTTGGTAATTATAAATTAGGTCAATATGATTTAATTTATGGTGGTGGAAAAGATCAAATTAGTGGTAGATCTTATAGAGAAGTTATGCAAAAATTATATAAAGATAAAAAGAGTGCATTATTTGCTAATGGGTTTAACGAAATTCCTGAAAGTTTTAAATTTAATAATTAA
- a CDS encoding putative immunoglobulin-blocking virulence protein, which yields MYFVKKKKNKILVYALLASLITSLSFGSVIYYSFSDANISFETSSNGITDAELTPVNNATNDAIISNRDNKLKPSPEKIIKESEKQEPNKLIIPKKEEKEIKEVAKPEIKPEIIRPETLKPKPSPTRLKTKITINGVTVDAEIEAPPGFVVQPNDKRRNIANPTKPYQNHIVEKILSIEVTNELRNSVIKDSLSGGEGYDKGAGLFKNTLTNVISREIDENKGDIHKALESLEAISNQNSNFFNSSIERYKRLLDSDKVIEYLKPDAKVQYPKLKGEFKTKTQEYLWLIHNLDQSKFTKIASTSEKYLKEGLTISPRSAFINENGEIDSHGWGPPDAYNSVTSRLQRDNSTYRVFDYDQYYNRSSDRIENGTYPGWTKTDVTNEFTSSFGFKKGDGITISRLKRDKQTNVEGKINSGLVLELDVSNPTAYQKSKELIEKFKSNPEKITSYRIKNMGEISSDQKFIDILSALPDEIPQLELFFSDKATNTASLIALENKKIKELSLYTNGNSLKNSWSYNPLALRNTTWINTIDYNVSAEYPSNAKISTRITFNTLAFDQIDFKDNKYDRINDGLRMVYYARNNEPFFQGAYGPGLSPDQALGDNSYPTGLDFSRVKGIKSLKGLRFDDEYNSSNKPRKIAELTLFNDQNYFEISADELNDANLEHLSTGQNNPIKPKIKFSNGSDTVKIRITGTTITDQARQNLEKYFEYSDSLKANNKQIEVENTNSELANKLKGWGYNVSQASNKQFT from the coding sequence GTGTATTTTGTAAAAAAGAAAAAGAATAAAATTCTAGTGTATGCTTTATTAGCTAGTTTAATTACTTCTTTATCATTTGGTTCAGTTATATATTATTCATTTTCAGATGCAAATATTTCATTTGAAACTTCATCAAATGGAATAACTGATGCTGAATTAACTCCAGTTAATAATGCAACAAATGATGCTATTATTTCAAATAGAGATAATAAATTAAAACCAAGTCCTGAAAAAATTATTAAAGAATCTGAAAAACAAGAACCAAATAAACTAATAATTCCTAAAAAAGAAGAAAAGGAAATAAAAGAAGTAGCAAAACCTGAAATAAAACCAGAAATTATAAGACCAGAAACTTTAAAACCAAAACCAAGTCCAACTAGACTAAAAACTAAAATTACAATTAATGGAGTAACAGTTGATGCTGAAATTGAAGCTCCGCCTGGTTTTGTTGTTCAACCAAATGACAAAAGAAGAAATATAGCAAATCCAACAAAACCTTATCAAAATCATATAGTTGAAAAAATACTAAGTATTGAAGTAACAAATGAGTTAAGAAATAGTGTTATTAAAGATTCACTATCTGGTGGTGAGGGTTATGATAAAGGTGCTGGATTATTTAAAAATACACTAACAAATGTTATTAGTAGAGAAATTGATGAAAATAAAGGTGATATTCATAAAGCTTTAGAAAGTCTTGAAGCAATTTCAAATCAAAATTCTAACTTTTTTAATTCAAGTATTGAACGTTATAAAAGATTATTAGATTCAGATAAAGTAATAGAATATTTAAAACCTGATGCTAAAGTTCAATATCCTAAATTAAAAGGTGAGTTTAAAACTAAAACTCAAGAATATTTATGATTAATTCATAATTTAGATCAATCTAAATTTACAAAAATTGCATCAACTTCAGAAAAATATTTAAAAGAAGGTTTAACAATTTCACCAAGAAGCGCATTTATTAATGAGAATGGAGAAATTGATTCTCATGGATGAGGACCTCCTGATGCATATAATAGTGTAACTTCAAGATTACAAAGAGATAATTCAACTTATAGAGTTTTTGATTATGATCAATATTATAATAGATCATCAGATAGGATAGAAAATGGAACTTATCCTGGTTGAACTAAAACTGATGTAACTAATGAATTTACTTCTAGTTTTGGTTTTAAAAAAGGTGATGGAATCACAATTAGTAGATTAAAAAGAGATAAGCAAACTAATGTTGAAGGAAAAATTAATTCAGGTTTAGTTTTAGAATTAGATGTTTCAAATCCTACTGCTTATCAAAAATCTAAAGAATTAATAGAAAAATTTAAATCAAATCCAGAAAAAATTACTTCTTATAGAATTAAAAATATGGGTGAAATTAGTTCTGATCAAAAATTTATAGATATTTTATCAGCACTACCTGATGAAATTCCTCAATTAGAATTATTCTTTTCAGATAAAGCAACAAATACAGCTAGTTTAATTGCTTTAGAAAATAAAAAAATTAAAGAATTATCATTATATACAAATGGAAATTCATTAAAAAATTCTTGATCATATAACCCATTAGCTTTAAGAAATACTACTTGAATAAATACAATTGATTATAATGTTAGTGCTGAATATCCAAGTAATGCAAAAATATCAACTAGAATTACTTTTAACACTTTAGCATTTGATCAAATTGATTTTAAAGATAATAAATATGACAGAATTAATGATGGTTTAAGAATGGTTTATTATGCAAGAAATAATGAGCCATTTTTCCAAGGAGCCTATGGTCCAGGATTAAGTCCTGATCAAGCATTAGGTGATAATAGTTATCCAACTGGATTAGATTTTTCAAGAGTAAAAGGAATTAAATCATTAAAAGGACTAAGATTTGATGATGAATATAATTCATCAAATAAACCCAGAAAAATTGCTGAATTAACATTGTTTAATGATCAAAATTATTTTGAAATCTCAGCTGATGAATTAAATGATGCAAACTTAGAACATTTATCAACTGGACAAAATAATCCAATTAAACCAAAAATTAAATTTAGTAATGGTAGTGATACTGTAAAAATAAGAATTACAGGAACTACTATAACAGACCAAGCTCGACAAAATTTAGAAAAATACTTTGAATATAGTGATAGTTTAAAGGCTAATAATAAACAAATTGAAGTAGAAAATACTAATAGTGAGCTTGCAAACAAATTAAAAGGTTGAGGTTATAATGTTAGTCAAGCCTCAAATAAACAATTTACTTAA
- the mip gene encoding Ig-specific serine endopeptidase MIP, with the protein MKKWNKLLTLLSLSSLALPLTLLVSCTPANKKAITKSINDKEFVDLINSIKTEDDLLKYADIKFKNSLGSYINKADVIPTKLEKNQIEITFKDQYKNQIDSEVVNVITNKSNGFATINETTLYVEFKNNKTNKTKSVNFKVTGLNKNNTYDASGNVISNGLDYFNGEAGYVSYTKKDQKQRFEFDNKKYVKALENQVNNGSTIDLKTYRNLDTKQEHKEKFDKLAKENNFDSYYNAAIKGFTLPVYNEKGEVSGLQINDAPEVNKGPSVIDSLGRDQFKTNGLARTIPNEVYKTAAIQTYQVTFNWWKDYSEEIEQAQEYIDLFTSWTEDQVKNYVDRQLHQLELNFKDDTREIEKQLKETPSDREGIIKTLNEQKDKIEAKYKKDLDKFNKLDKKGLIDWQQKEIEEYKKKKNQTTLRASESGTMWIMDYIDENNPTKFYFGTNSHVAKAIKDNLVSFSLTRLNSDISVGQTFNLNGFDKNFTKFVFEKNENGTKLNDAVSAIFHATDFIKDDSNPLKYLEQSQKEKYKEAGIFADFAVIEVDFSKLLNNSNYKYSIWSESKEISNQYQNKKEDLISLITNNYAKSNNKIQFESESLLDDNKYKTFDRKLDFNPNIDSEVKEYTDLNSLYILGYPIAVEDYYLDKYEDYKQLQNREYDYSLWVNSEYKYYKNLVKKEGTPSSFKEYETNKGNFFSYQIGYRSFIDKPGLTDAFLAVHRIGKKLYTLDNNDKPKKYFNYGLEILPRFYAPSGGASGSSVRTKDNKLLAVFHAANNSAKTGLAAVFRSHGKDYNNLFGKYNLGQYDLIYGGGKDQVEGRSYREVLKQKYKDKNFKSALFKDGFDKIPDQFQFKNN; encoded by the coding sequence ATGAAAAAATGAAATAAATTATTAACACTACTATCTTTATCAAGTTTAGCTTTACCTTTAACTTTATTAGTTAGTTGTACTCCAGCTAATAAAAAAGCAATTACTAAATCTATAAATGATAAAGAATTTGTCGATTTAATTAATTCAATTAAAACTGAAGATGATCTTTTAAAATATGCAGATATTAAGTTTAAAAATTCTTTAGGATCTTATATTAATAAAGCTGATGTTATTCCTACAAAATTAGAAAAAAATCAAATTGAAATTACATTTAAAGATCAATATAAAAATCAAATTGATTCTGAAGTTGTAAATGTAATTACTAATAAAAGTAATGGATTTGCAACTATAAATGAAACTACACTTTATGTTGAATTTAAAAATAATAAAACAAATAAAACTAAATCTGTTAATTTTAAAGTTACTGGATTAAATAAAAATAATACATATGATGCTTCTGGAAATGTTATAAGTAATGGATTAGATTATTTTAATGGAGAAGCTGGTTATGTTTCATATACTAAAAAAGATCAAAAACAAAGATTTGAATTTGATAATAAAAAATATGTTAAAGCATTAGAAAATCAGGTTAATAACGGTTCAACTATTGATTTAAAAACATATAGAAATTTAGATACTAAACAAGAACATAAAGAAAAATTTGATAAATTAGCAAAAGAAAATAATTTTGATAGTTATTATAATGCTGCAATTAAGGGATTTACTTTACCTGTTTATAATGAAAAAGGTGAAGTTAGTGGGTTACAAATTAATGATGCACCTGAAGTTAATAAAGGACCTTCAGTAATTGATTCACTAGGAAGAGATCAATTTAAAACTAATGGTTTAGCTAGAACTATTCCAAATGAAGTTTATAAAACAGCCGCGATTCAAACTTATCAAGTAACTTTTAATTGATGAAAAGACTATAGTGAAGAAATAGAACAGGCTCAAGAATATATTGATTTATTTACTTCTTGAACTGAAGATCAAGTTAAAAATTATGTCGATAGACAATTGCATCAATTAGAATTAAATTTTAAAGATGATACTAGAGAAATAGAAAAACAATTAAAAGAAACACCAAGTGATAGAGAAGGTATTATAAAGACTTTAAATGAGCAAAAAGATAAAATAGAAGCTAAGTATAAAAAAGATTTAGATAAATTTAATAAATTAGACAAAAAAGGTCTAATTGATTGACAGCAAAAAGAGATAGAAGAATATAAAAAGAAAAAGAATCAAACTACTTTAAGAGCATCTGAATCTGGAACTATGTGAATAATGGATTATATTGATGAAAATAATCCAACTAAGTTTTATTTTGGAACAAATTCTCACGTTGCTAAAGCAATAAAAGATAATCTAGTTTCATTTTCTTTAACTAGACTTAATTCAGATATTAGTGTTGGTCAAACATTTAATTTAAATGGGTTTGATAAAAACTTTACTAAATTTGTTTTTGAAAAAAATGAAAATGGAACTAAATTAAATGACGCAGTTTCAGCAATTTTTCATGCAACTGATTTTATAAAAGATGATAGTAATCCACTTAAATATCTTGAACAGTCTCAAAAAGAGAAATACAAAGAAGCTGGAATATTTGCAGATTTTGCTGTTATTGAAGTCGATTTTTCAAAACTTTTAAATAATTCAAACTACAAATATTCAATTTGAAGTGAATCTAAGGAAATATCTAATCAATATCAAAATAAAAAAGAAGATTTAATTAGCTTAATTACTAATAATTATGCTAAAAGTAATAATAAAATTCAATTTGAGTCTGAATCATTGTTAGATGACAATAAGTATAAAACATTTGATAGAAAACTAGATTTTAATCCAAATATAGATAGTGAAGTAAAAGAATATACTGATTTAAATAGTCTTTATATTTTAGGATATCCAATAGCAGTTGAAGATTATTATTTAGATAAATATGAAGATTATAAACAATTACAAAATAGAGAATATGATTATTCTTTATGAGTAAATAGTGAATATAAATATTATAAAAACCTAGTTAAAAAAGAAGGAACTCCAAGTTCATTTAAAGAATATGAAACAAACAAAGGTAACTTCTTTTCATATCAAATAGGATATAGATCATTTATAGATAAACCTGGATTAACTGATGCTTTTTTAGCAGTTCATAGAATTGGTAAAAAATTATATACATTAGATAATAATGACAAACCTAAAAAATACTTTAATTATGGATTAGAAATATTACCAAGATTTTATGCTCCAAGTGGTGGAGCATCTGGATCTAGTGTTAGAACAAAAGATAACAAGTTATTAGCAGTATTTCACGCAGCAAATAATTCAGCAAAGACTGGATTAGCAGCTGTTTTTAGATCTCATGGTAAAGATTATAATAACTTATTTGGTAAATATAATCTAGGTCAGTATGATTTAATTTATGGTGGTGGAAAAGACCAAGTTGAAGGTAGATCATATAGAGAAGTTTTAAAACAGAAATATAAAGACAAAAACTTTAAATCTGCTTTATTTAAAGATGGTTTTGATAAAATACCTGATCAATTTCAATTTAAAAATAACTAG
- a CDS encoding putative immunoglobulin-blocking virulence protein — translation MHFLKKKKNKILTLVLVASLATSLSFGSVIYYSFSDANISFDTSSNGITDAELAPINNATNDAVVSNRDNKLKPSPKEEIRKTDSTEKLVIPTVRKDDKVTDAAKPEFKPEIRKPDSSNIKPRVSRSTRTIVISGVEVEAEVEGPPGFHVHEEDKRRGISNPKKPYQNQSVGKILNVKVTDDLRRGVIKESLTGGEGYDSGAALFNNSLFNVFDKDLSNTNDVEKTLEELEAVANQNASVYENTLERYKRLLDSDNVVNFLKEGAKEKYEELKPKFKTNKQRYIWLIANLDKNKFTKIASTSEKYLAQGLTISPRSAFINEKGEIDSNGWGPPNEFNTVTSRIQNDNSNYRTFSYDTPYNRPSDSIESGNYPGWTKKDVTSTYTKDYGFEEGKGITISELTRDKPTTAKDKINKGLVLEIDASKDYAYGKTKELIKKFKEKNQKITSYRIKNMGEKDSAQNFIEILSELPEHIPQLELFFSDKATNTASLIALENKKIDDLSLYTNGNSLRRSWSYNPLALKNTAWINTIDYNVSAEYSKHETISTRITFNTLAFDAIDYKTDGDYSRINDGLRMVYYARNNEPFFQGGFGPGLSPDKSLGENSYPTGLDFTRIPKIRSLRGLRFDDEYNSSNRSRKITELTLYNNSSGFDISVEELNNANLEHLSTGEGNPEKPKIYFSNGNQTTSIKITGKGTLNESGRYYLSKYFEYGDSFKGRPHLVEVESGATELQNQLRQWGFNVSVSNGREFT, via the coding sequence GTGCATTTTTTAAAGAAGAAGAAAAATAAAATTTTAACATTAGTATTAGTTGCTAGTTTAGCTACTTCTCTTTCTTTTGGTTCAGTAATTTATTATTCATTTTCTGATGCAAATATTTCATTTGATACATCATCAAATGGAATAACTGATGCTGAATTAGCTCCAATTAATAATGCAACAAATGATGCAGTAGTTTCAAATAGAGATAATAAATTAAAACCAAGCCCTAAAGAAGAAATTAGAAAAACTGATAGTACTGAAAAATTAGTAATACCTACTGTTAGAAAAGATGATAAAGTAACTGATGCTGCAAAACCTGAATTTAAACCAGAAATTAGAAAACCAGATAGTTCTAATATAAAACCAAGAGTAAGTAGATCAACAAGAACCATTGTAATTAGTGGTGTTGAAGTTGAAGCTGAAGTAGAAGGCCCACCTGGATTTCATGTTCATGAAGAAGATAAAAGAAGAGGAATTTCTAATCCTAAAAAACCTTATCAAAATCAATCGGTTGGAAAAATTCTTAATGTTAAAGTAACAGATGATTTAAGAAGAGGTGTTATTAAAGAATCATTAACTGGTGGAGAAGGTTATGATAGTGGGGCTGCTTTATTTAATAACAGTTTGTTTAACGTATTTGATAAAGATTTATCTAATACTAATGATGTAGAAAAAACTCTAGAAGAATTAGAAGCTGTTGCAAACCAGAACGCTTCAGTTTATGAAAATACTTTAGAACGTTATAAAAGATTATTAGATTCAGATAATGTTGTTAACTTTTTAAAAGAAGGTGCTAAAGAAAAATACGAAGAATTAAAACCAAAATTTAAAACAAACAAACAAAGATATATTTGATTAATTGCAAATTTAGATAAAAATAAATTTACAAAAATTGCTTCAACTTCAGAAAAATACTTAGCACAAGGTCTAACAATTTCACCAAGAAGTGCATTTATTAATGAAAAGGGTGAAATTGATTCAAATGGTTGAGGACCACCTAATGAATTTAATACTGTAACTTCAAGAATTCAAAATGATAATTCTAACTATAGAACTTTTAGTTATGATACTCCATATAATAGACCATCTGATTCTATTGAAAGTGGAAATTATCCTGGATGAACTAAAAAAGATGTGACAAGTACTTATACTAAGGATTATGGTTTTGAAGAAGGAAAAGGAATCACTATTAGTGAATTAACTAGAGATAAACCAACCACTGCTAAAGATAAAATTAATAAAGGATTAGTTTTAGAAATTGATGCTTCAAAAGATTATGCATATGGTAAAACTAAAGAATTAATTAAAAAATTTAAAGAAAAAAATCAAAAAATCACTTCTTATAGAATTAAAAATATGGGAGAAAAAGATTCAGCTCAAAACTTTATAGAAATTCTTTCTGAACTTCCAGAACATATTCCTCAATTAGAACTATTCTTTTCAGATAAAGCAACAAATACAGCTAGTTTAATCGCTTTAGAAAATAAAAAGATTGATGATTTATCATTATATACAAACGGTAATTCACTAAGAAGATCTTGATCATATAATCCACTTGCTTTAAAAAATACAGCTTGAATTAATACAATTGATTATAATGTTAGTGCTGAATATTCTAAACATGAAACAATAAGTACTAGAATTACTTTTAACACTTTAGCATTTGATGCAATTGACTATAAAACTGATGGAGATTATTCAAGAATTAATGATGGTTTAAGAATGGTTTATTATGCAAGAAACAATGAGCCATTTTTCCAAGGGGGATTTGGTCCTGGACTAAGTCCTGATAAATCATTAGGAGAAAATAGTTATCCAACAGGATTAGATTTTACAAGAATACCAAAAATTAGATCACTAAGAGGATTAAGATTTGATGATGAGTATAATTCATCAAATAGATCGAGAAAAATTACAGAATTAACTTTATATAATAATAGTTCAGGATTTGATATATCAGTTGAAGAACTAAATAATGCAAACTTAGAACATTTATCAACAGGGGAAGGAAATCCTGAAAAACCAAAAATTTATTTCAGTAATGGTAATCAAACAACAAGTATTAAAATAACTGGTAAAGGTACATTAAATGAATCTGGAAGATATTATCTAAGTAAATACTTTGAATATGGTGACAGTTTTAAAGGAAGACCACACCTAGTTGAAGTAGAATCTGGAGCTACTGAATTACAAAACCAATTAAGACAATGAGGATTTAATGTATCTGTATCTAATGGAAGAGAATTTACATAA